Proteins encoded within one genomic window of Variovorax sp. OAS795:
- a CDS encoding ABC transporter substrate-binding protein: MSHPSPKSPALPRTLLSLLLCGAALGGAASALAAPVKVGLALDISGPFAALGAEARDGFALGIKQLGGKLGGQDVEFVQADMAGSPDQAKQLVDRMIQRDKIDIFSGPIGSNVALAVGPTLFNAKVPYLSANAGPSQFAGAQCNAFFFGTAYQNDQFHEAAGKFAQDRGFKKTVLIAPNYPAGKDALGGFKRQFKGQVADELYTKLGQIDYAAELAQLRAAKPDSIYFFLPGAMGINFIKQFVGAGLSKDITLVTSGFSADEDVIGAVGEPMLGLFNTSHWAHDLDNAANKAFVAAFRKEYNGRYPSVYAAQAYDAILAMDAAVKQAGGNAQNREAVVAALKKANYASTRGSFKYANNHYPIENFYLRVIGKDAQGKVTNKLINTVLTSYGDSYADKCPLK, from the coding sequence ATGAGCCACCCGTCCCCGAAGTCGCCCGCGCTGCCGCGCACCCTGCTTTCGCTGCTGCTCTGCGGCGCGGCCCTCGGCGGTGCGGCGTCGGCCCTGGCCGCTCCCGTGAAGGTGGGGTTGGCGCTCGACATCTCGGGCCCGTTCGCGGCACTGGGCGCCGAGGCGCGCGACGGCTTTGCGCTCGGCATCAAGCAGTTGGGCGGCAAGCTCGGCGGGCAGGACGTGGAGTTCGTGCAGGCCGACATGGCCGGCAGCCCCGACCAGGCCAAGCAGCTGGTCGACCGCATGATCCAGCGCGACAAGATCGACATCTTCAGCGGCCCCATCGGCTCCAACGTGGCGCTCGCCGTGGGCCCGACGCTGTTCAACGCCAAGGTGCCGTACCTGTCGGCCAATGCCGGGCCGAGCCAGTTCGCCGGTGCCCAGTGCAATGCGTTCTTCTTCGGCACCGCCTACCAGAACGACCAGTTCCACGAGGCGGCCGGCAAGTTCGCGCAGGACCGCGGCTTCAAGAAGACCGTGCTGATCGCGCCGAACTATCCCGCCGGCAAGGACGCGCTGGGCGGCTTCAAGCGCCAGTTCAAGGGCCAGGTGGCGGACGAGCTCTACACCAAGCTCGGCCAGATCGACTACGCGGCCGAACTCGCGCAGCTGCGCGCGGCCAAGCCCGACTCGATCTACTTCTTCCTGCCCGGCGCCATGGGCATCAACTTCATCAAGCAGTTCGTGGGCGCGGGCCTGTCCAAGGACATCACGCTCGTGACCAGCGGCTTCTCGGCCGACGAGGACGTGATCGGCGCCGTGGGCGAGCCGATGCTCGGCCTGTTCAACACCTCGCATTGGGCGCACGACCTGGACAACGCGGCCAACAAGGCGTTCGTGGCCGCGTTCCGCAAGGAATACAACGGCCGCTATCCGTCGGTCTATGCGGCGCAGGCCTATGACGCGATCCTTGCGATGGACGCGGCGGTGAAGCAGGCCGGCGGCAATGCGCAGAACCGCGAAGCCGTGGTGGCCGCGCTGAAGAAGGCCAACTACGCCTCGACGCGAGGCAGCTTCAAGTATGCGAACAACCATTATCCCATCGAGAACTTCTACCTGCGCGTGATCGGCAAGGATGCGCAGGGCAAGGTCACCAACAAGCTGATCAACACGGTGCTGACCAGCTACGGCGATTCGTACGCCGACAAGTGTCCACTCAAGTGA